From the genome of Methanoregula boonei 6A8:
ATGGCAGCAGCGATACATTTTGTTGTTCGTGAGCAGTTTTGTGCCATATCAGCATCTCCTCCTCATGTACCCGCAGATTCCTGCCAGGGTAGCGAGAATGCAGAGTACCTGTGCGCTCCCGGGTGCCGGGACTGGAGTCGGAGTTGGGGTGGGGGCAGCGGTCAGCGTGAGCGCAAGCGGCATGAGTTGACCTGCTGTTACTGTAGTTGTAGTGGTATAATCAACGTAGCCTGATTCCGAGAGCCGGACCAGGTGATCACCCGATGCGAGATCGGTTACGGTGAGCGGGGTGGTACCCCGGTAGAGATTATCCACGTAGGTTTCCGCACCTGACGGGGACGATGAGATTGCCAGACTCCCTGTTGGCTGGACCGGCGTCGGGGAGACTCCCTGTGGAGTCAGGGGTGCGGAGATCGTGTTGACCGTGTTTGCCTGGATATAGACGGTATTGAGCCACGTATTGTATCCCGTTGCGGTCACCTTGAAGATGTGGTTGCCCATGTTGATACCGGCAAGCGTGAGACTCCCGGAGGAACTAATTGTGCCCACTGCGTTGCTGTCAATGTATACCGTCGCACCCGGGATCGACGTGATCACAACGGTTCCCTGGGTGGCCGTTGACATCGAGACCGGAAGGGCCTGGGTTTGGCCGGCGTAGACAACAACATTTGTAGTATAGTCGTTATATCCTGAATACTTGAGCACGAATTGGTGGGTACCTGGATAGAGGGTGACCGTAAGCGGAGTCACCCCGTAATACGACCCATCGATGTAGACCGCTGCATGATTAGGTGTTGAGGTCACACTAACCGAACCGGTCGGACGGGGCTGGGGCGACTGCTGGAGTGTCGGGTAATAGGGAGCGGTCTGCCCGGCATACACGTTGACCAGCGTTGTATCCGGGGTATAACCGGATAACGTGGCCTTCATCGAATACGTGCCCGGTCCGAGGTTGGGGATGGTTAGGGGGGAGTACCCATAGAAGTTCCCGTTCATGTAGATTGCTGCACCTGCGGGATTTGACTGGGCATAGATCGCGCCGGTCGAAACCGGGGGAACAGTAGTGGGAATTGTAGTGGGGATGGTGGTGAGGGGGTTTATGGTTGCATAGACCGTGACGTGCCCGCCCGGTGACGGCATGGAGGATGGCCGGCCGGTCCAGGTGGTATACCCGGACTGGGTAACAGTGATCGTTTGGACCGGGGTTCCCGATACAGACACTTGTACAGACAGGATGCCCCCGGCCGTTGTTCCCTCTAGAATATTGTTAAAATAGACTTGGGACCCGTCGACATTACAGTATACATCAATCCAGCCCTGGTCTTGTCCCGGCATACTGGTCGTTTCAACGGTGGTCGGTATGGTTGTTGGTTCCGTGACCGGTGAGGTTACCGTGGGCATAAACGTGGGTTCTGTGGTAACATCCGTGATCACCGGTGTCAGCGGATAGGTCACGGAAGTGTTGTCCCCGAAAGTAACAGGGACAACAGCAACCAGGCAGAGCGTGAGCACCAGTATAAGGATAATCTCTTTTGTTTTCACCAGTTTCCCTTCCTGTAGTATTACATCTGGCAAATCATGCTATAAATAAAAATAGGATTTTATGTAGACCGGATACATTCGTTCCGGTCTCACTAGGGCAGGTCAGGGGTCCCTGCCTGATCGAATGGAACTGCCGGGAACCCGGCTGGTGTCAGGACAGCTCACGGATCACCGCGACGAGCCGGTGCATTCCTTCCGCGATCTTTTCCTCGTCAGCGTTTGAGAAGTTGAGCCGGATAGTGTCGGTACCTCCCCCGTCTACAAAGAACGGCATCCCGGGCAGCACCGCGACCTTGTGTCGGATTCCCTCATAGAAGACGTCCATCGCGTCCAGATCGTGTGGCAGCGTGGCAGTCAGGAACATTCCCCCTTCCGGGGTCGTGTGGGCAAGGGCCGGCATCAGGTCATCGAAGAGCTCGCACATCAACCGGCACTGTCGGCAATAGACTTCAACGATCCTGTGGATATGGGAGTCAAGATCGTTTGTGGAGAGGTAGCGGTACAGGATCTGCTGGCAGAGGAAATTCGAATGCAGGTCGGCAGCCTGCTTGGCGGTGTTGAAGGCTGACAGGATCTCCTGCGGGGCGTACAGCCATCCGATCCGCATCCCCGGAGCGATGATCTTGGAAAACGATCCGGCAATAACGGTATTTTCCGGGATAAATTTTTTGA
Proteins encoded in this window:
- a CDS encoding PEGA domain-containing protein, giving the protein MKTKEIILILVLTLCLVAVVPVTFGDNTSVTYPLTPVITDVTTEPTFMPTVTSPVTEPTTIPTTVETTSMPGQDQGWIDVYCNVDGSQVYFNNILEGTTAGGILSVQVSVSGTPVQTITVTQSGYTTWTGRPSSMPSPGGHVTVYATINPLTTIPTTIPTTVPPVSTGAIYAQSNPAGAAIYMNGNFYGYSPLTIPNLGPGTYSMKATLSGYTPDTTLVNVYAGQTAPYYPTLQQSPQPRPTGSVSVTSTPNHAAVYIDGSYYGVTPLTVTLYPGTHQFVLKYSGYNDYTTNVVVYAGQTQALPVSMSTATQGTVVITSIPGATVYIDSNAVGTISSSGSLTLAGINMGNHIFKVTATGYNTWLNTVYIQANTVNTISAPLTPQGVSPTPVQPTGSLAISSSPSGAETYVDNLYRGTTPLTVTDLASGDHLVRLSESGYVDYTTTTTVTAGQLMPLALTLTAAPTPTPTPVPAPGSAQVLCILATLAGICGYMRRRC